The Corynebacterium marinum DSM 44953 genome contains the following window.
CCAGCTCGCCCACACCCATCTTCCGGCGCGCGAGCATGACGTCGATATCCACCACGATGGCCATCAGATGACCGCCTCGAGCTCGGCGGAAAAACCCGCGGCCTGCGCGAGGAGCATCCGCTGCACGTAGACGATCAGTGCGACGCCGGCGATGAGCAGCGAGAAGACCGTTGACAGCAGGATGAGGCCGGGAGCATCGTCGACCTCGGCGACGACGTAGCCCGCCAGCAGCACGAAGAACGCCACGCCGCCGATCGCGGCGATGATCGCGTCGACCCAGCGGAAAGCGACAGGGGAGAAGACCGTCTTCTGCCGCACCAGCGACACGAGGCGCCACACCGAGACGATTGCCACCTGGACGCAGGCGAATCCGAGCACCGCGGCGGCCGACAGCACCACCTTGGCGGGCAGGGGGGCTGTCCCGTCGCCGAAG
Protein-coding sequences here:
- a CDS encoding DUF2975 domain-containing protein — encoded protein: MPLPVTTLLRGILVVGFLVSLAAQIVVGGGLLFGDGTAPLPAKVVLSAAAVLGFACVQVAIVSVWRLVSLVRQKTVFSPVAFRWVDAIIAAIGGVAFFVLLAGYVVAEVDDAPGLILLSTVFSLLIAGVALIVYVQRMLLAQAAGFSAELEAVI